The Haemorhous mexicanus isolate bHaeMex1 chromosome 6, bHaeMex1.pri, whole genome shotgun sequence genome includes the window TGATTTGCAGCCTTTTAAATGGAATGATTACATAATGTCTataaaatgaataatttctCTTCTAGGACTTTGTGGAGATTGGGATACTGTGCCAGACTACTGAAAACTAATCATTTTAGGACAGCTGCATCAAATACATCATTTCCAGCAGTTTGGATGCTATTGGCACAACATTCTGGCAGAATACCTGGGCTCTTTGtagtagttaaaaaaaatactttgttcaCAATGCCCGAAACCGTGGAGGATAAAACTAATCCAGAACTGTATTTGCCACATCCTGGAGTGCGTGGGATGACACTGCTCAACAGAGAGGCTTTCAAAAGGACACTGGTTGTTCCAGCTCTTAAAGTCAAGAAAGAAATTGTGCATAGTGTGCTGAAGTCCCTGAAACAATCTGTACTGCAGCGCCCCGGCCTCAAGCGGGTGGTGGAGGATCCAGAGGATGAGGACAGTAGGTTTGTTATCCTGGATCCTCATAAAGTACCAGAATTCTCTTTAGGAGAGTCAGAGCAGCAGGTCCTGAAACAgctcaatgtccttcctgagGTGTGCAAGTACCACTTGGAGCTGAGCTATGAGAATTTCAAGTCGGAGGAGATCCTGCGAGCCGTCCTTCCCGAGGGCCAAGAGGTCACCTCTGGGTTCAGCCGTGTTGGGCACATTGCTCATTTGAATCTCAGGGATCACCAGCTGCCCTACAGACACTTGATTGGTAGGTGAAACAGCTCCTCTCAGGAAGGAGTTTGTGTCTTTTGTATATTGTTAAAAAGTTACTGTACTGAGGGGCAGTTCCCTCCTCTCACAGTGTGGTGCTCTCACTGCACTGAGCCCTGGGCCGGGGTGAAGTGTGTGCCTTGGAaagggcacagctgcagccacgAGTCAGTAGAGGGAGGTTGTTCCAACACAGGCTTACTTTTGTTAATTTACCTGTAAACAGCAGGTTTGTTGTGGCTGTTGTAGAACATTGAAAGGTCCTGGTCCTTTAATCATAATTATCTCCCACCCTCTCTTTCAGGCCAGGTTTTAATAGACAAGAATCCAGGAATCACCTGTGTAGTGAATAAAACCAATATTATTGACAGCACATACAGGAATTTTGAAATGGAAGTGCTTGCTGGAGAGAACAACCTGGTGACCAAGGTACAGGCCTTTTCCCCCATGgtgttttaaatttaatgtgCTAAAATCCAAAGGAATCTTCTGGAGAGGTGTgatgctgggatgctgctgagACCATTCCTGTGCACAGTGCCCTTCCTGGCACCTGAACCCAAGGGTTGGCCATGACTTCTGCATTCCTTTGTCCTGGTCTGCCAAGGGCAAACTCAGCCACAGGGATCAGGAAGACATGTATTCTTCCAAGTCACAGCCTAGATTTAATGATGTGGATTTGATCTAAGAAAATCCAGTTTCCTAATTTCACCAAGCCTTGTACAGTGGCTGGTACAGAAGTTTCTATCTCACCAACTTTGCATCTTAGGCAACATTTTGCCTttgcctttttcctctcctgtcagCAGCAAGACAAATCTCCTGTCTCCTCTGCTGTGACATTTATCAGGTGCAATCACTGTGTAACTGCCAAGTGTTCTTCACATAAGGTTTCTTGTCTGTAAATGGAAACTTGGCCACTGCttccacagaaatattttctcttatctgttaGCAGCTTTATACTTTCAAAGGAGAAAACATGAGATTACCAAATAAAAAGTTGAATAGCTTGGTGGAACATCCTGTTCATGCTGAGAGAAGGCCATTGGATTGTCAAGGCAGCAGTGACAATTGAATATTATACAGATGGTGTCaccacacacctggcacagcacgGAGCTGCAGAGACACTTCAGGGTGTTTCTTGCTGGCAAAGCAAACGATGTGGTGATCTGGATCCCAAGTTACTGTACTTTGGAATCAGACAATTCCACATGCTGGTGCAAAGAGAGTATTAGCTTGCATCCCATTCTCATCTGAATAAATACTGTTCCTTTTCTGGTCTGTTCTTGAGATAGTGGTCATCCCAAAGCTTGGGTTTGGATCAGCTTCCAGACTCTGTCACCTTGGGAGatgaaatacagtatttttcaaGCTGCAGAACTGGCTCCCagtggctttgaatttggctgaCGGTTCCTGTTCTTGGGCCTATCATTCTCAGACACTTATTTACTGTGTGCACTTCACAAAGGAGGGCTTGAGGCATCTTTCCAAGGTCTGCTTTCAATAAAGGAGCTGTCAGCCAGCCACAAAGCTCTTGAAAACCCTCAGATTTTTTTAGGGTCATTTTAAGTTGCTGCTTTATTTCCACCTGGTGATTGAGACCTGCATAAAGCCAGCCATCAGGATTGATACTGGGGAACTGGCTGTTTTGGATGAGTTGATCTGGTAAAGATTTAAGATCTGTTTATTTGATTCCTTAGCTGATCTGTTTATTTAAGATTCACATATGCTACCAGTGGGACAATGCCGATGCACATGTTACCTTTCGATACGGCACCTTGGTTTTGAATTTTCTTAATTAGTGATAATGCTTAAATCTGCCTGGCATTTGAACACAGAGGCTTAACCAAATGTCTTGGACTTCCAGGtcaaagaaaataacatttcctaCGAACTGGACTTCTCCAAAGTGTACTGGAACCCACGCCTGTCCACCGAGCACAGCCGCATagtggggctgctcagggctggcgATGTTCTCTTCGACATCTTCGCCGGCGTCGGCCCTTTCGCCATCCCAGCGGCCAAGAGGAAGTGCCGAGTGTTTGCCAACGACCTCAACCCCGAGTCCTACGCCTGGCTCCTGCACAACTGCAGGCTCAACAAAGTGCACACCGAGGTGAAGGCGTTCAACATGGACGGCAGGGACTTCCTGCGGGGGCCGGTGAGGGAGGAGCTCAGCAAAGAGCTCCCACTCCTGGGGGAAGAGCACAAAGCTGCGTTCCACATAGTGATGAatctgccagctctggctgtggagTTCCTGGATGTTTTCAGGCATCTCTTGGTCGGGGAGccttgcagccctgctgcccttcccactgTGCACTGCTACGGGTTCTCCAAACACAGCGACCCAGCCAGAGACATTCAGGAGCGAGCAGAGGCTGCGCTGGGAACCTCCTTGGCTGGACGCTGCTCCACTTTCCTGGTCAGGAATGTGGCGCCCAACAAGGAGatgctgtgcctcagtttccagATCCCAGCAGATGTGCTCTACAAGAGGCCCTGCCCTGATGAAGGTAAGGAGCAAACGTCCCATGTGGCATTGGGATTTCAGGCTGCACCTTGTGCTGCCTCGGGCTGGTCACACCTGCTCAGCCCCGTGGGCCACTCCGGGCGTGTGACAGTGGCGTGGCTGTGGCGCTGAGCGCGGAGGTGGCCGGCAGGACTGAGTGCCTGCACgtgtgcagcagctgcagggcttccTCGCCTTGCTAacagcagcctgctcctctgATCCCAGCATGAGCCTCCCCAGAAAAATGGTGGACTGGACAGGATCACCCCACAGGCCATAAACCAGACCTTTATGCCTCAGGTTAAGGCTGAGGGAGGATGgggactcagtgatccttgtgggcccTTCCAGTGCAGGATATTCAGTGGCTCTGTGATCTAATGCCAAGCACACGTCTCTGTTAGCTCAGTCCTTCCGAACTGGAGCTGTGTTCTTGCCCAGATCAGTGCACTTCCAAGggactgctcccagctctgacCTGCTCCTTATGCTCACACAGACTCAGTGAGGTCTGGAGTCACCACATCAGCAGAATTGGTTCTGTACCTGATTGAGTTTAACTGAGACACAGATACCCTGGAGATCTTCAGTGCTGGATTTggttgtttgtggttttgtttgtttgtttataatTGTTCATTTAAGAAACTGGTTGGTTTCAGTGATCGTGGGCTTTGCACTCCATgacaaagggagcagagggaggctctCATCTGCAGTTACATGAACTGGAGGAAAGGAGGTTTTTATAAAGCTTTAATGCCATGAAACTTATTTTTATGCTGTTGTCAGGTTGCACTGAAATGTAGCTCCATACAGGTTTTTGCAAAGTCTTTTTTGGCATTCAGTAAAGACTCCCCATTATTGCTCTAAGAGTTTTAATTTGTGACTGTTAATCCCGATTTTAACTCTCATCTCTTCCTGTTAAATCCCTTAACAGAGCTCCCTTTTCCAGAGCTTGTGGTAGGTCAGTCTGTTTACTGTACATTAAATAACTTACTTTTTCTAACCTTTTCCAGCAAAACCAGCCTCAAAACGTCTCTGTACCAGCCAAGATTCTTCAGAAGAGAAGGTACTGAGTTGAAGACCAGAGCTATGGTGACTACCTTAGATTGTGTAAGGGATATTTGGAGTGTCTCTGTTTTACCCCTTGAGTTataaggagcagagctgtgttccCATTGAGCTGCAGTTTTCGTTTGGAAGCCTTGTTTCCTGCAGTCACCTTTTCTTCTCATTGTGGGATCAATTGAAATTGCTActacaaaaaattaaaactttattctcttaaaataaatgtgttttggtACTTCTCTGCTCTCTACTGTTTCATGCCCTGTGCTAACTCAGTGGCAGGGCCTGGGGTAGTTTTCTGCTGTAGCATTTTGATAATGTGCAAGTTGTGGGGAGAACAGAGTTTTACGTCTTGTCAGGTCTAAGAAGGTGACTGATACAACCCCTGCCCTGGATTCTCCCTGACAGATGTGTTTGGGTTTCAGAATTTTGGATTATGGTTAGCAGATGCACAAACAGCTCTTGTATAAGCAAGGTAACCTTTCAAAAGCTTAACCTGAGATACCAAAAGGGCCAAATAGCCCAACATCCTGAGGCTTTgagtaaaaaattatttttaacaccAAGATTTAGTTAGGGATTAGTTGACTCCTGACTTTGTGTTTGCCCATGGTTAGAGCCAGAAAGACTTTAATGTCTTTTGCACGTTTGCAGATGAAGTTCATGCTCTCACTGCAGTTCCAGGCTGAAACCAGCACCTGAAAAACAGTTCTGTCCTCCTGAAACCGTGTCCTCCCGTGGCTTTTGTGcctctgccccctcccagctctccccacctctgcctgctcccctgCTGCAGTCCCTGGATGATCTTTCTGGCTGGCTTCTTGTATTCTGCAGGGATTTGAAAAGCCTCTCTCTGcctttgatttccttttcttaCCCATCCAAACTATTGTTGGGCAATGTCAACCACAAATAGTTTGTTTGGCCGGAGAACTCGGCTCGCCCTCTCAGTTTCAGATATTTTCCCTCAGCCCAGGCTCTGAGCTACGCCCAGCAACCAGATGTCTGTcaccctcctggccctgctgctgtggccccagccctgagcctgcagcctgctgcaTTTTTGGTTCTCACCCAAACACCACCAAGGGCCACGGATTTGTTTTGCTGGTGGCTCCGTGTGACGGCCTTTCCTTCCCTTGGCCGCACAGGCGGCGTTTGGAGCGAGCCCTTGTGGCTGGGTTCCTGCAGGATCTCATTTATCCATCCCCAGGGAGGCTGTCCCGGCTCACCGGGGTATCCTGATCCCTCCCTGGCCTGCATTGAGCCCCAGCACTCCTCAGCCCTTCAacaccaggccctgcagctccagcctgagtgctctcctcccaggcacggctgtgctgggattctggcccagccctgctgctgctccgctGCCTGTCCCGTTTCCTGacacctctgctgctctccagctgctgccctccccCTTTCCTTAAACATCTGAAGGCAGCTCCTGTTCTCCAGTGCCCCCCACAAACACTGCTGGAGTGATAAGGCACTCACTCCACCACTCTGGAATGGTGCAGCCAACCCTGGGATCCCTGCCTGAGAGACTGCAGGTCCCTGTAACTTCACATTGCTCCACAGCCTCAATTTAGGGCTTGGCACCACTGcaccaacccaaaccaggctTTGATCACCATTTCTGGGCCAAGCCTGTAAAATATGCAGCTCTGATTTTCACTACagtgtcccagggcagggaagaaTTTGAACTggtaacaatttttttccctgaaggacTGAATGCCAGTGTTATTCCAGCAGCATAACTTCAGTTCAAATACCAGTCTAGCAGATACATCACTATGCTCATAACCAGGGGTTTTCCAGCTTTCTGTGCAGTTGCCAGTTCTGTGAACAAGAAATGACATAATAAATAACAGCCAAGCTACACACAAGTTAATGGGTgtattgaaattataaatattaatatgcATATGCAGTTCTGCATTCATTAGAGCATGACCTGGGGCTTTACAAAGTGAATATGAAGAGATCATTCATTGGTGAGGTGCATCTTTGCCAGTCTGGGTGagcctgggagaggagagaaaggagaataGAGGAGGGAAGGATCTGATCTCCTTACCTCTGCCTTCTGCAACATTCCTTGTCAGCAGTTGTTCTGGGCACAACCAAGGGTATTTCAAAGGGCAATGGAAATTTTGCCATCTCCccaattttcttcaaaaagaaaacaccaagTCTGGAATAGATCTCATTCATCTCTTTATTACAGCATAGAAAAAATACATCCATCTAGTGCACTCCTCAGAGCAGGATtcagcagctgtgagcaggtGGCCTATAAAACATGGCCAAGgtggctgtcctgagcagcttCCCACCTCCTGCACTTGGTCAAGGCTCCATCACAAGGAGCAGGCAAGGAATACAAAAAGGATCACATCAGGTGGCAGGGACCATCCCCAAAGCCAAAGGGATGTTCCCACCTAAGGAAGCTCCTGAGTTTATGACAGAAAAGTTGCAAATGGagataaacagaaaaaagcaaacatacaacagcaaaacaaacaaaccccaaaagggAACCCCACAATTGTGGCTACTTCAGTGACTTTGCCTTGTACTGACATTTCTTAGATTGCTTCTAGAGCACCTCAGCTGAAAGACCTTGAGCTAAAGCTTTTTTTCCAAGCAAAGGTAAGAACCAAGTGACACACAGAAGAAGGATCCCACACAAGAGCTGTGTCAGCATATTTCCAGAGTTTCTTGTCTCATCCAGCTGGCAGGAGGAAAAACCCACTTGTCTAAACTGGGAAAACTAGTTTTATGGGAAGAAAATGCAGGCTTGAATATTGACACTAAATGTTATAATCAAAATGGCATTTAAATGCTTGTGCAAATAAAACCCTGCAATAAGAGTAAAACCACAAACTTTATTAAAGTCtggctttatttaaaaaaaaatttacaagtGTATTTCTTTAAGCCTCAAACGTACACAGCTCAGTTATTCACATCTTCCATTAGATGTGGCTTTATTGCTTCAGCCTCCCTCAGCAAAGTGCCACATGACTAACGAGTTTCCCCCTCCACAAGAATGTATCTACCATTTTACAGAGCTCCGGTGCAGAgggggtttggtttttccctttaacaCTTGAACGCAGCCGGGTTTGCAGCAGAGAGGGGCACAGAGCAGCGAGTGCAGCCCTGCCGGCGCAGGCGGCAGCGATCCTGCCCCGCCTTCGCTGCCTTGGCTCGCTCCTGGCCCCGCTGGGTGTCCCTTGgtcacaggctgctgctccctggctaGCTGGGGTGCCAGAAGAGCCCGCTGAAAGCGTCCTGCAGGGCCCGGTGACAAGCCAGGGAGGACGTGTAGCCCCCAGCCAGGTCCTGCGGGGAGGCGGCTCGAACGTGGGCGAGGTACCTGCAGCGAAGAGCAGCGTCATTTCAGAGCACAGCAAACACATCAAACACCGCTGGAGTTCACAGCACAGCGAGGTTGAGAGAACTTTGTAGGAGGAAGCAAGGAGATGGAGCTGCCCACTGCCCACATCGGGATAAAACTTGTGTGAGTTACAGCAATGACACACCTtcagccaggctgccccagccagTGCTCTGGTGGCACGGGGCTAAGGGCACCCAGGGGTTTGTGTTCTCTGTGCTCACTCTGGGGGTGGCTCATTTCCCCACTCCCACAGGTCCTGCCGAGACAAGGACACCACCAGAAGCTTTCCTGCATTCCCCCGGGAACAGGAGGGTTTCAGCTCTGCCATTTAATGCCACACACTCCCCCAGGCTGACTGTGCTGGTTGCTCTGATGACCACAGGGCTGAGCTTCCTTTGCTTGCTACCTGCGCCTGGAGCCCACTGACCCTGGGAATTAGATCTGTGGGAGGCCACCATCACTTTGGCTAAAGAAAGTTCTAAACTTCCTCATTAATTAATCATCATCACCCAATTGCGGAGCCATCTAATTCTACCCCAAACCTTCCAGAGCATTGAGTTGACATGGAAGCACAAGCTGACATGGAAACATGAGCTGACATGGAAACACGAGCTGACATGAAAACACGAGCTGACATGGAAGCACAAAcatgctgcctgtgctggtacTGCCACTCTTGGCTCTCCTTGGCTCCTTCCAAGGGCTCCACCCCAGCCACACACGCAGAGCTCCTGCTAAAGGATGGCTTCATCCCACACTGTAACCCCGCAGCTCTTGCACCCCATGAGACAAGTACAAGACAGATTCTTGCCCAGTTCTGCACCAAAACCCCATCAAACAGGCAgacccagagcccagcaggagcagcacaagaACCATCTCCCATCCTGACCATCAGACACAGCCCCATAAACACCAAGTGCTTTCCACAGGGGCGCTTCAGCCGCTGTTTTGATTCCTCACTTGGTACATGTTGCTCCTGGGAAGGTTGAGTCATTCCACCTCTGGCTTGGCAATCCAAGCATAAACTTGCAAAACGCACACAGCCTTTTATAATGTTATCCCAAGAAACCTAAAACAGCTGCACTTTTGGCAGGAAAATACAGGACCACCAGTAAAATATCCAAAACAGTTGCATCTTTTAATTTATGACTGTACACTGTTTCCATAAAGAGTATATAAAACAGGTCAGATTTTATAGGTAAGACATAATAAACAGTCATACCCATTGATGCCATAAAGTATAGAAAAAGAGATTACTGAGAAATGATTAATTAcagttttaaaaactgtatttcttGCACCTAATAACCACAATGCACAGACATGAGCAATGTTTCTGAGGGATTCTTGGTGAGATGCTGAAGCTGAGACTGAATTCACCTCCTGTGACTGAGTTGAGGTGTTTTGTACCAAGCTGTGACAGAATCTGGCCCTCACTGCCAGACATTGGTTCCCAtcagcacagacacaggcaggagagcacaaagtaataagaaaataaaccctttTAATAGTGCTCAGTCCAAAAGAATCTACAAACACAGCAACAAAGCTGGTCCCATCTCTTAATTTGCAAGGGGAGGTGGtctgcagagagctcctggTTTGTGGCAGAATGTATTTtatgggttttaattttttttttttttaaagattcttGTTATGTGTCCCTTAATATTTTAAGAGGAAGATCTCATCCTTCCCAAAGGACTTTTAAAACTGCTGTGGGAAACAGGAGCTCCTTTCCCCAGCTAGGAATGATGGGCACTGACAACAACAAATAATTTCCTTCAAAATGCTGGTGTGAAACTACCTCTACCCTCCAAAACAAAGTTTTATAAAAATCAGTTCCCATCTTGGATTTCACTTCtatcatatttttttcattgcacAACTTCATTTTCCCCTCATGCATTAAACAGTCCCGTGAAAACTGCAGTATTTTACATTTCAATATTAACAAAGGTTGGTTGTGTCTTTCTCATTACTTTTCTTATCTTCCCTTACTTATATAtcactgaaaagagaaaaacagagtctattgtttcc containing:
- the TRMT5 gene encoding tRNA (guanine(37)-N1)-methyltransferase isoform X2, which encodes MRKSTGMLRPPAEGYLLCSRVSNAVCLSGGVLCQKPGLGRWAAWDRTLWRLGYCARLLKTNHFRTAASNTSFPAVWMLLAQHSGRIPGLFVVVKKNTLFTMPETVEDKTNPELYLPHPGVRGMTLLNREAFKRTLVVPALKVKKEIVHSVLKSLKQSVLQRPGLKRVVEDPEDEDSRFVILDPHKVPEFSLGESEQQVLKQLNVLPEVCKYHLELSYENFKSEEILRAVLPEGQEVTSGFSRVGHIAHLNLRDHQLPYRHLIGQVLIDKNPGITCVVNKTNIIDSTYRNFEMEVLAGENNLVTKVKENNISYELDFSKVYWNPRLSTEHSRIVGLLRAGDVLFDIFAGVGPFAIPAAKRKCRVFANDLNPESYAWLLHNCRLNKVHTEVKAFNMDGRDFLRGPVREELSKELPLLGEEHKAAFHIVMNLPALAVEFLDVFRHLLVGEPCSPAALPTVHCYGFSKHSDPARDIQERAEAALGTSLAGRCSTFLVRNVAPNKEMLCLSFQIPADVLYKRPCPDEAKPASKRLCTSQDSSEEKVLS
- the TRMT5 gene encoding tRNA (guanine(37)-N1)-methyltransferase isoform X3; this encodes MRTLWRLGYCARLLKTNHFRTAASNTSFPAVWMLLAQHSGRIPGLFVVVKKNTLFTMPETVEDKTNPELYLPHPGVRGMTLLNREAFKRTLVVPALKVKKEIVHSVLKSLKQSVLQRPGLKRVVEDPEDEDSRFVILDPHKVPEFSLGESEQQVLKQLNVLPEVCKYHLELSYENFKSEEILRAVLPEGQEVTSGFSRVGHIAHLNLRDHQLPYRHLIGQVLIDKNPGITCVVNKTNIIDSTYRNFEMEVLAGENNLVTKVKENNISYELDFSKVYWNPRLSTEHSRIVGLLRAGDVLFDIFAGVGPFAIPAAKRKCRVFANDLNPESYAWLLHNCRLNKVHTEVKAFNMDGRDFLRGPVREELSKELPLLGEEHKAAFHIVMNLPALAVEFLDVFRHLLVGEPCSPAALPTVHCYGFSKHSDPARDIQERAEAALGTSLAGRCSTFLVRNVAPNKEMLCLSFQIPADVLYKRPCPDEAKPASKRLCTSQDSSEEKVLS
- the TRMT5 gene encoding tRNA (guanine(37)-N1)-methyltransferase isoform X4, which codes for MLLAQHSGRIPGLFVVVKKNTLFTMPETVEDKTNPELYLPHPGVRGMTLLNREAFKRTLVVPALKVKKEIVHSVLKSLKQSVLQRPGLKRVVEDPEDEDSRFVILDPHKVPEFSLGESEQQVLKQLNVLPEVCKYHLELSYENFKSEEILRAVLPEGQEVTSGFSRVGHIAHLNLRDHQLPYRHLIGQVLIDKNPGITCVVNKTNIIDSTYRNFEMEVLAGENNLVTKVKENNISYELDFSKVYWNPRLSTEHSRIVGLLRAGDVLFDIFAGVGPFAIPAAKRKCRVFANDLNPESYAWLLHNCRLNKVHTEVKAFNMDGRDFLRGPVREELSKELPLLGEEHKAAFHIVMNLPALAVEFLDVFRHLLVGEPCSPAALPTVHCYGFSKHSDPARDIQERAEAALGTSLAGRCSTFLVRNVAPNKEMLCLSFQIPADVLYKRPCPDEAKPASKRLCTSQDSSEEKVLS
- the TRMT5 gene encoding tRNA (guanine(37)-N1)-methyltransferase isoform X1, with the protein product MSGKVESLSWRCLREDGARHPVPRWKSTGMLRPPAEGYLLCSRVSNAVCLSGGVLCQKPGLGRWAAWDRTLWRLGYCARLLKTNHFRTAASNTSFPAVWMLLAQHSGRIPGLFVVVKKNTLFTMPETVEDKTNPELYLPHPGVRGMTLLNREAFKRTLVVPALKVKKEIVHSVLKSLKQSVLQRPGLKRVVEDPEDEDSRFVILDPHKVPEFSLGESEQQVLKQLNVLPEVCKYHLELSYENFKSEEILRAVLPEGQEVTSGFSRVGHIAHLNLRDHQLPYRHLIGQVLIDKNPGITCVVNKTNIIDSTYRNFEMEVLAGENNLVTKVKENNISYELDFSKVYWNPRLSTEHSRIVGLLRAGDVLFDIFAGVGPFAIPAAKRKCRVFANDLNPESYAWLLHNCRLNKVHTEVKAFNMDGRDFLRGPVREELSKELPLLGEEHKAAFHIVMNLPALAVEFLDVFRHLLVGEPCSPAALPTVHCYGFSKHSDPARDIQERAEAALGTSLAGRCSTFLVRNVAPNKEMLCLSFQIPADVLYKRPCPDEAKPASKRLCTSQDSSEEKVLS